GATGACCATGTTGTAGCCGATCCACTCCCAGACGGCGATGTTCGCCGCCGAGAACACCGCGTTGTCCGCCGACAAGAAGCTGATGTCGAGGCCACCGGCGCTGAGGAAATCGATCACCGGGCTCAGCCCCGGGGTGTACAGGTAGACCCAGATGAGCGCGGCGATCAGACCGGGCACCGCGTGCGGGAGGAACAGCGCCAGCTGGAAGAAGGCGCGTGCCTTGACCAGTGCCGAGTCCAGCAGCAGAGCGAGGGCCAGCGCGCCGCCGATCATCACCGGGATATAGACCGCGACGTAGGCGGCGATGGTGATGAACCCGTCGCGGAACGTCGGGTCCGACAGCGCGCGGACGTAGTTGTCCAGACCGGCGAAGACCTCTTCGGTGCCGCCGAAGCCGAGGCCGGACGTGCGGGTGGTGAACAGGCTCATCCAGCCCGCGTAGAGCAGCGGGGCCACGGTGACGGCGCTGAAGAGGACGAAGAACGGTGCCAGGAGCATCGCGGCGGTGCGGCGCTGGGCACGGGCTGACAGGCTTGCCATACCGGCCTTCCTCAATGAGAGCGGGAAAGTGCGGGTGAGCCGGGTACCGGCGGTGCCGGCACTGACTCACCAGGGGTTTCGCGACTACGGGGCGAGCGTCATACCGCGGTGCTGGATGTCCTTTACGGTGGCCTTCTGCGCACCGGCGAGGACGTCGGAGAGCTTCACGTTGCCCTCGGCGACCTTCGGGAGTTGGTCGATGATGGCCGTGTTCGTGGTCCCCATGACGGGACCCCACGTCCATCCGGGCACGACCGCGTCGTACGACTTGCTGCCCACGGCGTAGACGTCCTGGCCGCCGAAGTAGTCAGTGGGGAAAGCGGACTTGGTGACCGGCACGAGCCCGGGGTCGGCAGGGAACATGCTGCTGGTGCCGGAGGAGACCCACGCCTTCATGCCCGCGGGGTCGGTGGTGATCCACTTGATGAACTCCGTGGCGGCGCCGCTGTTCTTGGCACCCTTCGGGACGACGAAGGATGAGCCGCCGTACATCGCGGAGGCCGGCTTGCCGTCCCAGGTCGGCACCGGGGCCACCGACCACTTGCCCTTCTGGTCGGCGACGGTTGCCTGCTGCGCTCCCGCGCACCAGCTCGCACAGACGTAGGCGACGGTCCGGTTCTGCTGGACGCTCGTCCAGAACGGGTCGAGCGAACTCAGCGAGCTGACGAGGTCCTTCCGGGCGAGGTCGCCCCAGAAGTCGGCCACCTTCCGAGAGGGAGCGTCGTCGAGCGAGACCTTCCAGGCGTCCTTCTTCGTGGAGAACCACTGTGATCCGGCCTGCCAGGTGAGGGCGCTCAGCAGTCCCGGGTTGTCGGTGTACAGGACCCCGCCGCGGGCCTTCGGGTCGGCCTTCTTCACCCGCGTGGTCATGTTCCGGTACTCGGTCCACGTCTTGGGGACGTCGATCTTGTGCGTCTTGAAGAAGTCGTTGCGGTAGTACAGCATCAGCGGCGCGGCGTCGCGGGGAACACCCCACGTCTTGCCCCCCAGCTGGACCAACTTCCTTGTCGACTGCGGAAAGTGCTTGTCCACCAAGGGGCCAAGAGTTCCGTCGAGGCTCTCCAGCTTGCCCTGAGTGGCGAACTCCGGCAGCTGGGGGTACTCGACCACCGCGACGTCCGGGACGGTACCGGCCTTCACGGCGTTCGAGAGCTTGGAGTAGTACTCCTGGCCCGACGGCACCGTCTCGAAGTTCACCTTGATGTCGGGATGCGTCCGGTTGAAGGCCTCAGCCACCTTGTCGGAACCCTTGACGAAGGACCAGAAGGTGACCTCGCCGGTCTTCTTCTCTGCCGCGGATCCTCCGCTGTCCGAGCCGCCACATCCCGTGGCCAGCAGGCCGAGTGCCGCGACAGAACAGACCATCGCCGTCAGACGTCTACGAAACATGATGTGCCACCGATCGTTCGCTTGGGTGTCACCGCAATCATTCGTTACAGACGACAGCTAGTCAATGGATTCGCTTTCGTTTGTTAGAAACGAAGCAATATGGCATCACATGATCAGGCGTCGGCCTGGCGATCGGCGCCGCAGGACGCACGCACCCTCAGCTCCGGGCGCAGCAGGATCTCGGCCAGTGGCGTGGACGGTTCGGACAGCCGGCGTACCGCCAGGTCCAGGGCCCACGCCCCCACCGCCTGCTTGGGAGGAGCCACCGCGGTGAGGGGGACCTCGCTCAGCTCGGCGACCTCGTCGTCGTACGTGACCAGGGCCAAGTCCTCCGGCACGCGCAGCCCCCGTGCGCGCAGAATCCCGACGAGAGCGATGGCATCGATGTCGTTGTGCACCAACGCCGCCCGCACCTCGCCTGCTTCCACGGCCTGGACGACCTCCTCGAAACGCGCGTCGGCCGCAGCAGCAGCACCAGAGGTGGTGATGCGGTACTCCGGCCCCGGCGTCAGACCCATGGCCTCCACGGCTTCGGCATATCCGGCGCTGAGAAGAGGCGTGTTCGGGCTCTCGACCCTGGCGACCAGGGCCACCTTCTCGTATCCCAGCCCAGCGAGGTGACGTACCGCCAGCGCCGCCCCGTAGGCATGGTCGGAGGCCACCTGCTCAAGCCGGCCGGCCCGTAGCCCCGCCCGGCGCTCCACCAGGACGGCGGGCACCTCAAGGCTGCTCAGCCACTCCTCGGCCTCGTCCAGGGGGCGCAGGCCCGGGTGCAGCATCAGGAGCAGGCTGTCGATGCCGCCGGCCATCAGGTGGCGGACCTGCTCCTGGTTCTCCGCAAGAGACTCACCCGACACGGCCAGCACGACGCGGACACCGCGCGAGCGGGCCGCGTCCTGAACGCCGCGGATCACCTCTGCGTAGTAGTAGCCGCCAGGAGGCACCACCAACCCGACCACGTAGCGCTCCCCCGCGGCGGGCGGGGCGGGGGCGGGAGTCTCCGCTGCCGGCACGTCGGCCGCGGGAGCCAGCGCCCTCGCACCGCCGTGCACACGAGAGAGCAGTCCGCGGCCTGCCAGTTCCCGTACGTCTTGGCGCAAGGTGACGGCGGAGACGCCCATCTCCGCCGCCAGTTCCTTCACCGTGATCGATCCTTCGCGCTCCACCGCGCGCAGGATCGCTTGCCGCCGCTCGTCAGCCAACACCTTCAGTCCCCATCTCGGTAGCGAGTGAGTAATCCTCTTTCACTCGATAACCGAAAGATATCAATCAAAGGTCAACATCGGCTTGGATCACGGGTTTTCATGAAGGGACAGCGGCCGCTCAGTGCGACGGCCTGTCGTCGACCTCGACGAGGTTGTGGTCGCGGAGGGTGTAGAGCCGATCCTCGTGGACGTTGACGTGCGGGCCGCTGTACCAGGCGCCGTTGATGCCTGCTACGACGGTGGTGAGGGCGAACGTCTTCGGGTGGAAGCGGAAGAGCGTGGTGTCCGAGACGCCGTAGACCATGCCACGGTTGACGACCATCGCGGCGAAGCCCTTGGAGACGCTGCTCACATCGGCGGT
The DNA window shown above is from Streptomyces sp. NBC_01445 and carries:
- a CDS encoding carbohydrate ABC transporter permease, whose protein sequence is MASLSARAQRRTAAMLLAPFFVLFSAVTVAPLLYAGWMSLFTTRTSGLGFGGTEEVFAGLDNYVRALSDPTFRDGFITIAAYVAVYIPVMIGGALALALLLDSALVKARAFFQLALFLPHAVPGLIAALIWVYLYTPGLSPVIDFLSAGGLDISFLSADNAVFSAANIAVWEWIGYNMVIFYAALQAVPGETLDAAKIDGAGGIRTALSIKVPMIRPAIALSVLFTVIGSVQLFTEPKVIYSASSSIGSSWTPNMYVQAAAFTHNDFGLAAAASLLIALFAAVLSFLVTRFSRSRSQA
- a CDS encoding extracellular solute-binding protein; protein product: MFRRRLTAMVCSVAALGLLATGCGGSDSGGSAAEKKTGEVTFWSFVKGSDKVAEAFNRTHPDIKVNFETVPSGQEYYSKLSNAVKAGTVPDVAVVEYPQLPEFATQGKLESLDGTLGPLVDKHFPQSTRKLVQLGGKTWGVPRDAAPLMLYYRNDFFKTHKIDVPKTWTEYRNMTTRVKKADPKARGGVLYTDNPGLLSALTWQAGSQWFSTKKDAWKVSLDDAPSRKVADFWGDLARKDLVSSLSSLDPFWTSVQQNRTVAYVCASWCAGAQQATVADQKGKWSVAPVPTWDGKPASAMYGGSSFVVPKGAKNSGAATEFIKWITTDPAGMKAWVSSGTSSMFPADPGLVPVTKSAFPTDYFGGQDVYAVGSKSYDAVVPGWTWGPVMGTTNTAIIDQLPKVAEGNVKLSDVLAGAQKATVKDIQHRGMTLAP
- a CDS encoding LacI family DNA-binding transcriptional regulator, coding for MLADERRQAILRAVEREGSITVKELAAEMGVSAVTLRQDVRELAGRGLLSRVHGGARALAPAADVPAAETPAPAPPAAGERYVVGLVVPPGGYYYAEVIRGVQDAARSRGVRVVLAVSGESLAENQEQVRHLMAGGIDSLLLMLHPGLRPLDEAEEWLSSLEVPAVLVERRAGLRAGRLEQVASDHAYGAALAVRHLAGLGYEKVALVARVESPNTPLLSAGYAEAVEAMGLTPGPEYRITTSGAAAAADARFEEVVQAVEAGEVRAALVHNDIDAIALVGILRARGLRVPEDLALVTYDDEVAELSEVPLTAVAPPKQAVGAWALDLAVRRLSEPSTPLAEILLRPELRVRASCGADRQADA